From one Gossypium hirsutum isolate 1008001.06 chromosome D08, Gossypium_hirsutum_v2.1, whole genome shotgun sequence genomic stretch:
- the LOC107929997 gene encoding tetraspanin-10: protein MGTSNFVIRWINFLTMLLAIAVAIFGVWMSTHHDGCRKSLTLPVLGVGGFIFLVSMIGFLGALKKNAILLWIYLILLCMILVAILVFTVLAFIITNNGSGHNVSGLRYKEYQLKDYSSWFLKQLNNTDNWKQLKSCLVKSEDCNNLAKQYKTLKQYKMAKLTPIEAGCCRPPSECGYPVVNASYYDLSFHPVSSNEDCKLYKNSRVVKCYNCDSCKAGVAQYMKTEWRVVAIFNLALFVVLSIIYFVGCCARRNAGRTRQSKV from the exons ATGGGAACAAGCAATTTTGTGATCAGATGGATCAACTTCCTTACTATG CTTTTAGCTATTGCTGTTGCAATTTTTGGGGTATGGATGAGCACTCACCATGATGGATGTCGAAAATCCCTTACTCTTCCAGTTCTAGGCGTTGGTggtttcatttttttagt ATCCATGATCGGGTTTCTGGGGGCGCTGAAGAAGAACGCCATACTATTGTGGATT TATTTGATATTGTTATGCATGATTCTGGTGGCGATCCTGGTATTCACGGTGTTGGC GTTCATTATAACAAATAATGGATCTGGTCATAATGTGTCTGGCTTGAG ATACAAGGAATATCAGCTTAAAGACTATAGTTCATGGTTTCTAAAGCAG CTGAATAATACCGATAATTGGAAGCAACTGAAGAGTTGTCTTGTGAAATCTGAGGATTGCAACAACCTAGCGAAACAATACAAG ACTCTTAAGCAGTATAAGATGGCGAAACTGACGCCTATTGAAGCTGGTTGCTGTCGACCACCATCCGA ATGTGGTTATCCTGTTGTCAATGCTTCATACTATGACTTGAGCTTTCATCCAGTTAGTTCTAATGAGGACTGCAAGCTTTACAAAAACTCTCGGGTTGTGAAATGCTATAATTGCGATTCTTGCAA GGCAGGAGTTGCACAATACATGAAAACCGAGTGGAGAGTCGTCGCAATCTTTAATTTGGCACTATTTGTTGTCTTG TCGATTATATACTTTGTGGGATGTTGTGCAAGACGAAATGCCGGCCGGACAAGGCAGTCTAAAGTTTGA